The following proteins come from a genomic window of Pocillopora verrucosa isolate sample1 chromosome 6, ASM3666991v2, whole genome shotgun sequence:
- the LOC131782771 gene encoding tetratricopeptide repeat protein 28-like, translating to MTSFGEERDSEDNSLTAMAESNLSTTGQELEVKNEFPATEESQVTSSDAELDEDDNHLREIVKVCLEKGNKEYRQGEANNAINSYTEGLQVNCKDKRQNAKLYSNRATAHFRLANYVQCLDDATVAVQLEPTLIKAIKKEIAKEVGDKAGEGKSHSGFGNAYRGLGQFKTAIQYHQRHLEIAKEVGDKAGEGKSYSGFGNAYRGLGQFKTAIQYHQRHLEIAKEVGDKAGEGISYSGFGNAYRGLGQFKTAIQYHQRHLEIAKEVGDKAGEGISYGNLGNAYQSLGQFKTAIQYHQRHLEIAKEVGDKAGEGEGYGNLGSTYRGLGQFKTAIQYHQRHLEIAKEVGDKAGEGISYRGFGNAYGGLGQFKTAIQYFQRHLEIVKEVGDKAGEGISYSSFGNAYQEIAKEVGGKAGEEISYGNLGNAYQGLGQFKTAIQYFQRHLEIAKEVGDKAGEGISYSSFGNAYQGLGQFKTAIQYHQRHLEIAKEVGDKAGEGISYSGFGNAYGGLGQFKTAIQYHQRHLEIVKEFKTAIQYHQRHLEIAKEVGDKAGEGISYGNLGNVYQRLRQFKTAIQYHQRDLEIAIEVGNKYGEGISYCLLGRIHKAQREFKTAIECFQRHLEISKEVGDTPGEACSLCSLGSSFECQRNLMMAFDCYYSSVELYDDIRASLQLNDQWKICYRNQHQAAYKGLWRINLNRGQVVKALLATEKGRAQALRDLMVTKYQPGDSLTPSASRISLRWVPLSTVFIAINGPCVYFWVCLSENNIQMREVHVNKYKYEDELKFFIQLLTKTALKEIGTRGTATIENPPLDSPTDDEVANDVIRVDVRHSQSSALKKLHDIIVTPIADLIEGNDEITFVPEGPFCLVPYAALLDSNSSYLSDSFKIRVLPSLTTLQLIHDCTADFHMKTGALLVGDPCFKHIIYEGTLLVQLPGARKEVEMIGRILNVSPLTGEMATKDEVLKRISSVALVHIAAHGKMETGEVILAPNTTRDNPQPQEKDYLLTMKDVIEAGLRARLVVLSCCHTARGEVMAEGVVGMARALLGAGARSVVVTLWAIGDEGTLEFMSFFYYALAKGKKASEALNQAMKRMREIEKFKEVIYWAPFVLIGDDVSLDFKEI from the exons AAATAGTGAAAGTATGTCTGgagaaaggtaacaaagaatacagacaaggagaagctaataacgcgataaactcctacacggaagggcttcaagtgaactgcaaagataaacggcagaacgccaagctttacagcaacagggcaacagctcatttccgtttgg CAAACTACGTGCAATGTCtcgatgatgcaacagttgccgttcaattggaacccactttaatcaaagctatcaagaaag aaattgctaaagaagtgggagacaaggccggagagggaaaaagtcaTAGCGGTTTCGGTAACGCTTATCGAGGTCtgggacagttcaaaacagccatccagtaccatcaacgtcatctagaaattgctaaagaagtgggagacaaagccgGAGAGGGCAAAAGTTATAGCGGtttcggcaacgcttatcgaggtctgggacagttcaaaacagccatccagtaccatcaacgtcatctagaaattgctaaagaagtgggagacaaggccggagagggaatcagttatagCGGtttcggcaacgcttatcgaggtctaggacagttcaaaacagccatccagtaccatcaacgtcacctagaaattgcaaaagaagtaggagacaaggccggagagggaatcagttatggcaatctaGGCAACGCTTATCAgagtctaggacagttcaaaacagccatccagtaccatcaacgtcatttaGAAATAGCTAAggaggtgggagacaaggccggagagggagaaGGTTATGGCAATCTAGGCAGCACTTATcgaggtctaggacagttcaaaacagctatccagtaccatcaacgtcatctagaaattgccaaagaagtgggagacaaggccggagagggaatcagttatagAGGTTTCGGCAACGCTTATggaggtctaggacagttcaaaacagccatccagtactttcaacgtcatctagaaattgttaaagaagtgggagacaaggccggagagggaatcagttatagCAGtttcggcaacgcttatcaag aaattgctaaagaagtaggaggCAAAGCCGGAGAGGaaatcagttatggcaatctcggcaacgcttatcaaggtctaggacagttcaaaacagccatccagtactttcaacgtcatctagaaattgctaaagaagtgggagacaaggccggagagggaatcagttatagCAGtttcggcaacgcttatcaaggtctaggacagttcaaaacagccatccagtaccatcaacgtcatctagaaattgctaaagaagtgggagacaaggccggagagggaatcagttatagCGGTTTCGGCAACGCTTATggaggtctaggacagttcaaaacagccatccagtaccatcaacgtcatctagaaattgttaaagaa ttcaaaacagccatccagtaccatcaacgtcatctagaaattgctaaagaagtaggagacaaggccggagagggaatcagttatggcaatctcggcaatgtTTATCAACGTCtaagacagttcaaaacagccatccaataccatcaacgtgatctagaaattgctatAGAAGTGGGAAACAAGTATGGAGAGGGAATAAGTTATTGCCTTCTCGGCAGGATTCATAAGGCTCAAAGAGAGTTTAAAACAGCTATTGAGTGTTTTCAACGTCACctagaaatatccaaagaagtggGGGATACGCCTGGAGAGGCTTGCTCACTCTGTTCCCTTGGAAGCAGTTTTGAGTGTCAAAGAAATCTTATGATGGCCTTTGACTGCTATTACTCGAGTGTagaattgtatgatgatatcagggccagtcttcaactcaacgatcagtggaagatttgttatcgtaatcagcaccaaGCAGCCtacaaaggtttgtggcgtataaatctcaatcgaggtcaagttgtgaaggctcttcttgccacagagaaaggacgtgctcaagctctaAGAGATCTCATggtcacaaaatatcagcctggcgATTCTTTGACGCCCAGCGCATCCCGCATTTCTCTGAGGTGGGTTCCAttgagcacagttttcatagctattaatggaccatgtgtttacttctgggtttgcctcagtgaaaATAATATCCAGATGAGAGAAGTGCACGTGAACAAATACAAGTATGAggatgaattgaaatttttcatccaGCTACTGACCAAAACTGCTCTTAAGGAGATCGGTACAAGAGGTACTGCTACCATCGAAAATCCTCCGCTTGACTCGCCGACAGATGATGAAGTGGCCAATGACGTgatccgagttgatgtgaggcactcccaatcaagtgctttaaagaagctgcatgacatcatcgttactcctattgctgacctgATCGAAGGCAACGACGAGATCACATTCGTTCCTGAAGGTccattttgccttgtaccttatGCAGCGTTGCTGGACTCCAACTCATCATATCTAAGTGATTCTTTCAAaattcgtgtgcttccctctctgacgacattgcaactaattcatgattgtacagctgactttcacatgaagactggtgcattgcttgtcggcgacccatgtttcaaacatatcatCTATGAGGGAACacttttggtgcaacttccaggagcaaggaaagaagtggagatgatcggacgtatcctcaATGTCTCCCCTctcactggagaaatggcaacaaaagatgaagtgttaaaacgaatatcatcagtggccttAGTTCACATAGCGGCGcacggtaaaatggaaactggagaagttatcctggcaccaaacaccacaagagataaccctcagccgcaagagaaagactatctactgacgatgaaagatgtcatagaagctgggttgcgagcacgtctggttgtacttagctgctgtcacactgctcgtggggaggtgatggccgagggtgtggtcggcatggcccgtgcacttttgggtgccggtgccagatctgttgtggtaaccttgtgggcgattggcgacgaaggaaccctggagttcatgagtttcttctactatgcacttgccaaaggcaagaaggcaagcgaagctctcaatcaggccatgaagcgtatgagagaaattgaaaagttcaaggaggtgatttactgggcaccatttgtactcattggtgacgacgtcaGTCTGGATTTCAAGGAGATTTAG